The genomic interval GAATGGCGCCTTTCCGGGGCAGGGCGGCTGGCGGTTCCAGATCATTAGCCTTCTGGGGGACGGGCCGCAGGTTGTCAGCGATGTGCGTGTGACGCAGCCTGACCTGCCCATGGTCGCGCGGGTCATCACCTTTCATGAGGTTCAGGACGGGCTGATCCGGCAGCAGACCGAGTTCTGGCCCGATCCCTATCCGGTGCCGGATTGGCGCGCGGGCCTGCTGCGGGTCGACCCGGATCTGGCGGCTTTCTAGCGCCGTTTCCAGATATTTCCCCGTAAAATCAAAATCTTTTGCCCTTCCGGCGCTTTCATGCTGCGGGAATCGGCCTGCCTCGGCAATCTTTCGAACAGCCCTTTGCTGAACCGTTTCGCGCGGCGCGAAATTGCCCGTTTGCATCTTTCCGCAGGCGCGGCATCGGCGGTTCGCACCAAACCGCAACCCGCAGAAAGGCGGCTTTGACAGGCTTCGGATTTGGCCAGAGCGTCTGCGGCGCCCGATTGGGGGCAATCCGGTTCTTGGCCTCATGGCCCATCGCGGCCCGCCACGAAAACCGGACATCACGCAGAAAAGGAAATGAGACAGAGATGGCAGAGAACAAACAGCAGGATCAGGACGTCAAGAACGCGGGAAAGGTCTATACCGTCGCGACGGACGGCCCCGATATCACCGATTTCGATCCGGCGGTGGACCGTCTGGATTTCGGCGAAAACTCGGTCCACGCGATGATCATGACCGAAACGACCGAAGGCGAAACCGCGATCTTCAACCCCTGGAACGCGGGCAGCCAGATCATCAAGGGCATCTCGATGAAGGATCTGCCGATCGAGGCCCTGGGCGTCGTGCAGAACGAACATATGCGCGAGGATGTCGGCGGCGCGCTGTCCTGGGAACAGGGCAAGGGTCCCCGCGATGAGGACACGACCTATATCCTGTCGCATCAGATGGACAAGACGACCGAGATCACCGATTTCAACCCCGCGACCGACAAGATCAGCTTCCTCTATTACGGCTCACGCGAAAATGTCAGCGTGCAGCAGGATGGCGGCGATCTGGTGATCGCGAATACCGCGACGGGGCAGAGCTTTGTCTTCAAGGGGGTCGAACTGGCCTCGATGAAGCGCTCGCAGCTTGAATTCCACCATGACCAGATCATGGAGGACGGGCTGGCGTCGAATTTCGGGCTGACCTCGGCCGATGTCACCATGGTCAGCCGCGAAGGGCTGCTGACCCCGGATGGCGGCGGCAGGTCCACCGACGGGCACCAGACGCAGGAAGGATCGGACGAGTTGATCGGCGCGGGCACGCTGGGCGCGGATGCCGATGATTTCCGCTTCTCGGCGGCTGCATCGCCGCAAGAGGATCCCGCCGGGGACGATCTGCCGATGCGTGTTGCCGAGGCCGGGGCGCAAGAGGACCCGGCCCTGGCATCGGATGGGCAAGAGGCCGAGGGGAACTGGGCCGACTGGCTGCAGGATCGCGGCTCTGATCTGGATTTCTGATCCGTGATCCGTCAGAATTGCGGCGTTACGTCGAAGCATGGGATGCCGTAATGATGACCGCCGATTCCGGCCCGCGCCCTGCGGGGCAAAGCGCAGCAGATGACTGATACGGCAGAGCTGCGGCTGGATAAATGGTTGTTCTTCGCGCGACTGTTCAAGTCGCGCGGAGCGGCGGCAGAGAGGGTCGAGGGCGGCGGCATCCGGCTGAACGGTCAACCCTGCCGCAAGCCCGGCAAGGCGGTACGGGTCGGGGATGAGATCGTCGTCTCGGCCTTTGGGCGGGTGCGGGCGTTGCGGGTGCTGGCGCTTGGCACGCGGCGCGGCCCGGCCAGCGAGGCGCAGGGCCTGTATCAGGATCTGGGCGAGGATCAGCCCGAAGACGCGATCTAACCCAGCGGACAGAAATTCGCCCCGCAGATATTTCCGCGAACGCCCGTTTTCGCAGCAAGTTGACGCGCGAAAATGCTGTCTTTTCGGATAGCGCGGCCTTGATTGATTGCGTGGCCGGGCGTAACTAGCCAGCGGATCAAGCTGGAGTACGCCATGACCTACGTCGTCACCGATAATTGCATCATGTGCAAATATACCGACTGCGTCGAGGTCTGTCCGGTGGATTGCTTCTACGAGGGCGAGAACACATTGGTCATTCACCCCGACGAATGCATTGATTGCGGCGTCTGCGAGCCTGAATGCCCGGCCGATGCGATCCGCCCGGATACCGAGCCGGACATGGACAAGTGGGTTGAATTCAATCGCAAATATTCCGAGCAATGGCCGGTGATCACCCAGAAGAAAGATCCGATGGAGAGTGCCGCCGAAATGGATGGCGTCGAAGGCAAGCTGGAGAAATATTTCTCGGAAGCGCCGGGCGAGGGCGATTAAGCGGCCCCGGATCGCTGCAATGGGTTGAAACCGTCATGAAAATGTAAGCGATTCGCGGGATAATGCGCTAACATTCGCGTGATCAAATTTGTTATCCTGCTGAAATGCATGTATATTATGTGTTTTTTGCGCCATGCAGGCGTCACTTTTTTCAGACGCGTTTTTGTGTTATATATTCGTTATAAACGCGTCTGACCCGTGTGCCGAAAAAGGAACGGGCGCGGCCATGA from Paracoccus fistulariae carries:
- a CDS encoding nuclear transport factor 2 family protein encodes the protein MRPVVPADLVRDFWTAMNGNDWRDVARRFLSDDFQGLWPQSAEVIAGRDEFAAVNGAFPGQGGWRFQIISLLGDGPQVVSDVRVTQPDLPMVARVITFHEVQDGLIRQQTEFWPDPYPVPDWRAGLLRVDPDLAAF
- a CDS encoding RNA-binding S4 domain-containing protein, translating into MTDTAELRLDKWLFFARLFKSRGAAAERVEGGGIRLNGQPCRKPGKAVRVGDEIVVSAFGRVRALRVLALGTRRGPASEAQGLYQDLGEDQPEDAI
- the fdxA gene encoding ferredoxin FdxA, yielding MTYVVTDNCIMCKYTDCVEVCPVDCFYEGENTLVIHPDECIDCGVCEPECPADAIRPDTEPDMDKWVEFNRKYSEQWPVITQKKDPMESAAEMDGVEGKLEKYFSEAPGEGD